CGGCGCGCCTTTTATCAGAGCCCAGGGAGGCGTCGACGGAGGTCGTCGGTCAGGCTGTCGAGTTCGCTGGCGACGTGGGTTTGCACCCGCTTGCTCGACAGCACTTCCTCGGCGCTCAGTGGCTCGCGGTTCGCCTGTTGGGCCTTGACGACCTCCAGAGTGGCCTGCGAAGGATCGCCGCCTTCGGCCTGGCGCTGTTGCAACCACTGCTCGATGATTTCCTGCGGCGCCTCGCAGTCCAGAATCAGGAAAGGTACGCCGCTGTTTTCGGCGACCTGAGCAGCGGCCTGACGCTGCGCCTGCTTGAGGTATGTGGCATCCAGCACTACGGAGAAACCGGCATGCAGCACGTGGCCGGCCAGATCGTTGAGGCGCTGGTAGGTCGCCTCGCTGGCCTGGCTGGCATAGCGACTGGCGTCATCGGCATACAGGCGCTGGCGCTCGACGTCGGAGCGAATGCGGATGGCGCCCAGGTCCTCGACCAGGCGTTGGGCCACGTGGCTCTTGCCGCTGGCCGAGACACCATGGGTGATTGCCAGAAAGCGTGATGGTACGGCGCTGTAGCTTTCGGCCAGGTTGGCGTAGTTGCGGTACTGGGCCAGTACGCTGGCGCGGCGCTCGGCATCGGCATCTGCACCCAGGCCGAACAGTGCGACCTTGGCGCGCACCATGGCGCGGTAGGCCTTGTAGAAATTCAGCAGCTCCAGGCCCTGGTAGTCGCCGGTCAGCTCCAGGTAGCGGCTGATCAGGCGGTTCGACAGCGCCTTGAGGCCGCGGTCTTCGAGGTCCATGGCCAGGAAGCCGATGTCGGCATAGACGTCGGTCTTGCGGAATGGCTCGTTGAATTCGATGCAGTCGAACAGCACCACTTTGCCGTCGATGAGCGCGGCGTTGCCCAGGTGGATGTCGCCATGGCACTCACGGATGAAACCATCGGCCTTGCGTTGAACCAACAGGGGGCGCAGCCGCTCAAAGCTCGACTGTGCCCAGGCCTCCAGAGCATCGAGCTGCTGCAGGTCGGGTTTTTCACTGATGAGGGGGCGAATCTGCTCGAAGTTCTGCGCGACCGGGGCCATGACGGACTCTGGCGAGCCCAGCTCGGTTTCCGTGCCGACCTTGGGCGCGCTGAGGTGGAACTGGGCGATCTGCTCGGCCAGCTCGTCGATCTGCGCGCTGTTCAGATCGCCATTGGCCTGCACGGTGCTGAGCAGGCCGCTTTGCGGGAACTGGCGCATTTTCAGAGCGAATTCGATGGGTTCGCCAACGCCACCGAGCTGGGGCGCTTCGGCGCTGCCGGTCAGGGGGATGACTTCCAGGTACAGGTCTTGGGTCAGTCGCTGGTTCAGGCGCAGCTCTTCATGGCAGAAATGTTCGCGGGCCGCCAGGGTGGTGAAATCCAGGAAGCCGAAGTTCATCGGCTTCTTGATCTTGTAAACGTAGGGCCCAGTGAGCAGCACCCAGGAAATATGCGTTTCGATGACCTGGAACCCCTCCACCGGATGGGGGAACAGAGCAGGGTTCTGCAAGGCTGCGATCAGTGACTGGCTCACGGGCGGTCCTTCAATGATGATGTGGAAAATATATGCCTCAAGCCGGCCATTATGGCGACTCCGAACCGTGCTGCAAACCGCTGTCCGGGGCGTCTGTCGATCCTTTTCAAAGTGCGTATAATCCGCGCCCATGACTCGATCCCGCTCTTCCCGTACTCCCAAGAAACGCCCACCTTCCAACCGTCTGCGGACCATACTGGGGTGGGGGCTGAAACTCGGTATCGTCGGCCTGGTGATCCTCGCCGGCTTCGCGGTCTACCTCGACGCCGTGGTGCAGGAGAAATTCTCCGGCAAGCGCTGGACGATTCCTGCCAAGGTCTATGCCCGCCCGCTGGAACTGTTCGTCGGCCAGAAACTGAGCCGTGACGACTTCCTGCTCGAACTCGACGCCCTGGGCTATCGCCGTGAAAGCGTGGCCAATGGCCCCGGGGCTGCTGCGGTGAACGGCAATACCGTGGACCTCAACACTCGCGGGTTCCAGTTCTATGAGGGCACCGACCCGGCGCAGCAGATCCGGGTGCGCTTTGCCGGAGATTCGGTGGCCGACCTGACCTCGGCCAAGGGTGACAAGCTTGCCGTGGCACGCATGGAGCCGCTGTTGATCGGCGGCCTGTACCCCAAGAATCTCGAAGACCGCATCCTGATCAAGCTCGATCAGGCGCCGCCCTACCTGCTCGACGGTCTGGTGGCTGTCGAGGACCGCGACTTCTACAGCCACTTCGGTGTTTCGCCCAAGTCCATCGCCCGCGCCATCTGGGTGAACGCCACGGCCGGGCATATGCGCCAGGGCGGCAGTACGCTGACCCAGCAGTTGGTCAAGAACTTCTACCTGACCAACGAGCGCAGCCTGTCGCGCAAGCTCACCGAGGCGATGATGTCGGTGCTGCTGGAGCTGCATTACAGCAAGCAGGAAATCCTCGAGGCCTACCTGAACGAAGTGTTCGTCGGCCAGGATGGCCAGCGTGCAGTGCACGGCTTCGGCCTGGCCAGCCAGTATTTCTTCAGCCAGCCGCTGTCGGAGTTGAAGCTGCATCAGGTGGCCTTGCTGATCGGCATGGTCAAGGGGCCTTCCTACTACAACCCGCGACGTAACCCGGAGCGTGCGCTTGAGCGCCGCAACCTGGTGCTCGACCTGCTGGAACAGCAAGGGGTGGCTTCTGCCGAGGCGGTGGCCGCCGCCAAGCAGATGCCGCTGGGCGTGACCCGCACTGGCAGCCTGGCAGACAGCTCGTTCCCGGCGTTCCTCGATCTGGTCAAGCGCCAGTTGCGTGAGGATTACCGCGACGAGGACTTGACCGAGGAGGGGCTGCGGATCTTCACCAGTTTCGATCCGATCCTGCAAATGAAGTCCCAGGCGGCGATGGACGAGACCTTCAAGAAGTTCACCGGACGCAAGGGGGCCGATGAGGTCGAGGCGGCCATGGTGGTCACCAACCCCGAGACTGGCGAGGTGCAGGCCCTGCTGGGCAGCCGTCAGGCCGGTTTCGCCGGGTTCAACCGCGCCATCGATGCAGTACGGCCGATCGGCTCGCTGGTCAAGCCGGCGATCTACCTGACCGCTCTGGAGCAGCCCAACAAGTACACCCTCACCAGTTGGGTGGCCGACGAGCCGTTCCAGGTCAAAGGGGCCGATGGACAGGTCTGGAAACCGCAGAACTACGATCGCAAGGCCCATGGCAATATTTTCCTGTACCAGGGGCTGGCGCATTCCTACAACCTGTCCACGGCCAAGCTGGGCCTGGAAGTCGGCGTGCCGGCCGTATTCAAGACACTCAACAAGTTGGGCGTGAACCGCGAGTGGCCGGTCTATCCTTCGATGTTGCTGGGGGCCGGTGGCCTCAGCCCGATGGAAGTGGCCACCATGTACCAGACCATCGCCAGCGGCGGCTTCAATACGCCGATGCGCGGTATCCGCAGCGTGCTGACCGCCGAGGGCGAGCCGCTCAAGCGCTATCCGTTCCAGATTCAGCAGCGCTTCGATCCGGGTGCCATCTATCTGGTGCAGAACGCCATGCAGCGGGTGATGCGCGAAGGCACCGGTAAATCGGTCTACAACGTACTGCCCAGCTCGCTGAACCTGGCGGGCAAGACCGGTACCAGTAACGACTCGCGTGACAGCTGGTTCGCCGGCTTCAGCCAGGACACTCTGGCGGTGGTGTGGATGGGCCGTGACGACAACGGCAAGACACCGTTCACCGGTGCCACCGGCGCGCTGCAGGTCTGGACCAGCTTCATGCGCAAGGCCGATCCTTTGCCGCTGGACATGGCCATGCCCGACAACGTGGTGCAGGCCTGGGTGGATGCCGCCACCGGGCAGGGCTCCGATGCGAGTTGCCCGAATGCCGTGCAGATGCCGTATATTCGCGGCAGCGAACCGGTGCCAGGCCCCAGCTGCGGCAGCGGCCCCGCCCCGGCCGAGTCCGTGATGGACTGGGTCAAGGGATGGTTGAATTAAGCGAAGAGGGTTTGACGTGAATAAATGGTGGATTCCGGCTGTAACAGCGCTGACCGTGCTCAGTGGTTGCGCCAGTGTTCCGCAAGGCTCGATCCCGGTGGTGGATTCGGGCTCCAAGGTGTCCAACAGCGAGCGGGTCAATGCTTCGCGCAACACCGGCTACCGTCCAGGCGCCGCGCAGCCCCAGCAACCGCAGGCGCAGTCGATTCCCGAAGACTCGGGCGTGACCGTCATGGTGCCGGCCGGTGGCAGTGGCGGCGCGATCCAGACCTATTCGGCCCCGACAGGCCAGGCGCCGATCAGTGTTGATTCGCCACCCATCGACACCTCGGGCAGTTATCAGATGCCACCGGCCTCCGCGCCTGCCGCAGGGGGCTATAACCCTGCCTCCGCACCGACGGGTATTCCGTCCAGCAGCAATAGCGGTGGCTTGTCCGCCGACGAACAGCTCGATGGCCCGGTGCTGGCGCTGCTGACCACTGCTCAGCAACAGCAAAGCGGTGGCGACCTCAATGGCGCCTCTTCGAGCCTGGAGCGCGCCCAGCGTGTCGCCCCACGCGAGCCTCAGGTGCTGTACCGCCTGGCTCAGGTGCGCCTGGCCCAGGGGGATGCGGCCCAGGCCGAGCAGTTGTCGCGGCGCGCCCTGACCTATGCCAACGGTCGCCCGAGCCTGCAGGCCAGCCTGTGGGAACTGATCGCCCAGTCGCGTGAGAAACAGGGTGATGCTGCCGGTGCAGCTCTGGCGCGCCAGAAAGCCAAGGTCAACCTGTGATGGACAAGCGGGTTCCCGCACTGGCTGACCAGTTGCTGTCGATCGAACAGGCCCTGCGTGAGCTGGGCTGGTGGGAAAGCAGTGCACCGGCACCGCAGGCGCTGGCCAGCCAGCAGCCGTTCTGCGTCGACACCCTGTCGTTCGAGCAGTGGCTGCAGTGGATCTTCCTGCCGCGCATGAAGGCCATCGTCGAGCAGTCGCTGCCGTTGCCCAGTGTGTCCGGCATTCGTGAGATGGCAGAGATGGTCTATGTCGAGCGTCCCGAGCAGGTGCGAAACCTGCTGGCGTCGCTCAGCCGTTTCGACCAGTTGATCGGTAAGGCCGGCTGAGGGAAGCGCGGTTTCCCTCAGTTGCAGTACTCGGCAATCATCTTTTCGGTTTCATCGATGCGCGCCTGACGCTCTTCCTGGGTCAGGCGTTTGTATCCGTCTTCCACCGGCTCGCGAATGCGCGAGTAGGTCTTCAGCTTGGCCAGGTTGGTGCGGATGATTTCGCAGTTGGCCTGGCGCTTCTTTTCTTCTGCGGCGGCCTGCTTCTTGACCTTGGCGTCGATGGCGCGCTGCTGCGCTGCCGGGTCGGGCTCCGTATTGCGCGGCGCGCTGCTGCCGCTGCTGGGTGGCGGTGATGCCTGCAGGTCGACCTGCTCGGCGGGGGCGCCGGCCGGTGGTGTCGCGTCGTAGTGGGTCACGCCCTGGGCGTCGACCCATTTGTAGATCTGCGCCGCCTGTACGCTGGCGCCCGTGGCCAGCCATAACAACACCGCTGAAACGATCATTGCGCGCATCGTGCTTCCTTGAAGTGCTCGTCAGTGGCGCACGCTATCACATCGGCCGCATGACGTCCGTGACTGGCGGTTTCAGGGGATTCATGGAAGAAAGCTTACGGATGACTTGACTTGCAGGGGGCGAATCACAACAATTCAAAGTTCGCTGTAGGGGGACTGCCAGAAGCAGACCGTCTCGGTAGATCATGAGGCGCACATCCGCGTCGACCTGTAACACCCGCAACGCGTTACCTCGCGCTGGGTGGGACCGTTCCGCAACACTCAGGGACATCCCAATACTTGCTCAGTCAGTGCTGACGTAGTCGGCGACCACCGTCGCTCATGCTCTGCTAGGCAGTAAACCTATTAAGACCCGTCCGCCCATGGACGGTATTCTGGCGTTTTAGAGGTGAACAACGTGGAGCTTTTATCTGGCGCTGAAATGGTCGTCCGCTTCCTGCGTGACGAAGGCGTTAAGCACATCTATGGCTACCCGGGCGGCGCGCTCCTGCACGTATACGATGCGCTGTTCAAGGAACCCGAGGTCAGTCATATCCTGGTCCGCCACGAGCAGGCCGCTACCCACATGGCCGATGGCTATGCCCGTGCGACCGGCAAGGCCGGCGTGGTGCTGGTGACTTCCGGCCCAGGTGCAACCAACGCCATCACCGGTATCGCCACTGCCTACATGGACTCGATCCCCATGGTAGTCATCTCTGGCCAGGTGCCCAGCACCCTGGTCGGTACCGATGCCTTCCAGGAAACCGACATGATCGGTATCTCCCGTCCGATCGTGAAGCACAGCTTCATGATCAAGCATCCGACGGAGATTCCAGAAGTCCTGAAGAAAGCCTTCTATCTCGCACAATCCGGCCGTCCCGGCCCGGTGGTGGTCGACCTGCCGAAGGACATGACCAACCCGGCCGAGAAGTTCGAATACGTTTACCCGAAAAAGATCAAGCTGCGCTCCTACAGCCCGGCGGTCCGCGGCCACTCCGGCCAGATCCGCAAGGCCGTGGAGATGCTGCTGGCTGCCAAGCGTCCGGTCATCTATTCCGGTGGCGGCGTGGTCATGGGCAATGGTGCCGCTGCGCTGACCGAGCTGGCTCGCCTGCTCAACGCGCCGGTGACCAACACGCTGATGGGCCTGGGTGGCTACCCGGGTACCGATCGCCAGTTCATCGGCATGCTGGGCATGCACGGCAGCTACACCGCCAACGTCGCCATGCACCACACCGACGTGATCCTCGCCGTGGGCGCGCGTTTCGATGACCGTGTCATCAACGGCGCTGCCAAGTTCTGCCCGAACGCCAAGATCATCCACATCGACATCGACCCGGCGTCGATCTCCAAGACCATCAAGGCCGACGTGCCGATCGTGGGGCCGGTGGAGAGCGTGCTGACCGACATGGTCGCGACCTTCAAGGAAATCGGCCAGACTCCCGACAAGGAAGCGGTCGCCGCCTGGTGGAAGCAGATCGACGAATGGCGCGCCAGTGGCGACCTGTTCCCGTACGACCGTGGCGATGGCAGCGTGATCAAGCCGCAGAAGGTCATCGAGACCCTGCACGAAGTGACCAAGGGCGATGCCTACATCACCTCGGACGTCGGCCAGCACCAGATGTTCGCCGCGCAGTACTACCGTTTCGACAAGCCGAACCGCTGGATCAACTCCGGTGGCCTGGGCACCATGGGCTTCGGTTTCCCGGCAGCCATGGGCATCAAGCTGAACTTCCCGGATGCCGATGTGGCGTGCGTGACCGGTGAAGGCAGTATCCAGATGAACATCCAGGAGCTGTCCACCTGCCTGCAGTACGACCTGCCGGTGAAGATCATCCTGCTCAACAACGGCGTGCTCGGCATGGTCCGTCAGTGGCAGGACATGAGCTACGGCGGCCGTCACTCGCACTCCTACGTCGAGTCGCTGCCTGACTTCGTCAAGCTGGTCGAGGCCTATGGTCACGTGGGCGTACGCATCACCGACCTCAAGGACCTGAAGCCGAAGCTGGAAGAAGTCTTCGCCATGAAGGATCGCCTGGTCTTCGTCGACATCCAGGTCGATGTGAGCGAGCACGTCTACCCGATGCAGATCAAGGACGGCTCGATGCGCGATATGTGGTTGAGCAAGACGGAGCGGACATAATCATGCGGCACATCATTTCCCTTCTGCTGGAAAACGAACCGGGTGCACTGTCTCGCGTCGTGGGTCTGTTTTCCCAGCGTAACTACAACATCGAAAGCCTGACCGTGGCGCCGACCGAGGACCCGACCCTGTCGCGTCTGACGCTGACCACGGTGGGGCATGATGAGGTGATCGAGCAGATCACCAAGAACCTCAATAAACTGGTTGAAGTGGTCAAGCTGGTCGACCTGTCCGAGAGCGCGCACATCGAGCGCGAACTCATGCTGGTCAAGGTCAAGGCCACTGGC
The Pseudomonas sp. DTU_2021_1001937_2_SI_NGA_ILE_001 DNA segment above includes these coding regions:
- a CDS encoding AAA family ATPase is translated as MSQSLIAALQNPALFPHPVEGFQVIETHISWVLLTGPYVYKIKKPMNFGFLDFTTLAAREHFCHEELRLNQRLTQDLYLEVIPLTGSAEAPQLGGVGEPIEFALKMRQFPQSGLLSTVQANGDLNSAQIDELAEQIAQFHLSAPKVGTETELGSPESVMAPVAQNFEQIRPLISEKPDLQQLDALEAWAQSSFERLRPLLVQRKADGFIRECHGDIHLGNAALIDGKVVLFDCIEFNEPFRKTDVYADIGFLAMDLEDRGLKALSNRLISRYLELTGDYQGLELLNFYKAYRAMVRAKVALFGLGADADAERRASVLAQYRNYANLAESYSAVPSRFLAITHGVSASGKSHVAQRLVEDLGAIRIRSDVERQRLYADDASRYASQASEATYQRLNDLAGHVLHAGFSVVLDATYLKQAQRQAAAQVAENSGVPFLILDCEAPQEIIEQWLQQRQAEGGDPSQATLEVVKAQQANREPLSAEEVLSSKRVQTHVASELDSLTDDLRRRLPGL
- the mrcB gene encoding penicillin-binding protein 1B, whose translation is MTRSRSSRTPKKRPPSNRLRTILGWGLKLGIVGLVILAGFAVYLDAVVQEKFSGKRWTIPAKVYARPLELFVGQKLSRDDFLLELDALGYRRESVANGPGAAAVNGNTVDLNTRGFQFYEGTDPAQQIRVRFAGDSVADLTSAKGDKLAVARMEPLLIGGLYPKNLEDRILIKLDQAPPYLLDGLVAVEDRDFYSHFGVSPKSIARAIWVNATAGHMRQGGSTLTQQLVKNFYLTNERSLSRKLTEAMMSVLLELHYSKQEILEAYLNEVFVGQDGQRAVHGFGLASQYFFSQPLSELKLHQVALLIGMVKGPSYYNPRRNPERALERRNLVLDLLEQQGVASAEAVAAAKQMPLGVTRTGSLADSSFPAFLDLVKRQLREDYRDEDLTEEGLRIFTSFDPILQMKSQAAMDETFKKFTGRKGADEVEAAMVVTNPETGEVQALLGSRQAGFAGFNRAIDAVRPIGSLVKPAIYLTALEQPNKYTLTSWVADEPFQVKGADGQVWKPQNYDRKAHGNIFLYQGLAHSYNLSTAKLGLEVGVPAVFKTLNKLGVNREWPVYPSMLLGAGGLSPMEVATMYQTIASGGFNTPMRGIRSVLTAEGEPLKRYPFQIQQRFDPGAIYLVQNAMQRVMREGTGKSVYNVLPSSLNLAGKTGTSNDSRDSWFAGFSQDTLAVVWMGRDDNGKTPFTGATGALQVWTSFMRKADPLPLDMAMPDNVVQAWVDAATGQGSDASCPNAVQMPYIRGSEPVPGPSCGSGPAPAESVMDWVKGWLN
- a CDS encoding tetratricopeptide repeat protein, with product MNKWWIPAVTALTVLSGCASVPQGSIPVVDSGSKVSNSERVNASRNTGYRPGAAQPQQPQAQSIPEDSGVTVMVPAGGSGGAIQTYSAPTGQAPISVDSPPIDTSGSYQMPPASAPAAGGYNPASAPTGIPSSSNSGGLSADEQLDGPVLALLTTAQQQQSGGDLNGASSSLERAQRVAPREPQVLYRLAQVRLAQGDAAQAEQLSRRALTYANGRPSLQASLWELIAQSREKQGDAAGAALARQKAKVNL
- a CDS encoding YqcC family protein, which translates into the protein MDKRVPALADQLLSIEQALRELGWWESSAPAPQALASQQPFCVDTLSFEQWLQWIFLPRMKAIVEQSLPLPSVSGIREMAEMVYVERPEQVRNLLASLSRFDQLIGKAG
- a CDS encoding DUF4124 domain-containing protein, which encodes MRAMIVSAVLLWLATGASVQAAQIYKWVDAQGVTHYDATPPAGAPAEQVDLQASPPPSSGSSAPRNTEPDPAAQQRAIDAKVKKQAAAEEKKRQANCEIIRTNLAKLKTYSRIREPVEDGYKRLTQEERQARIDETEKMIAEYCN
- a CDS encoding acetolactate synthase 3 large subunit, with translation MELLSGAEMVVRFLRDEGVKHIYGYPGGALLHVYDALFKEPEVSHILVRHEQAATHMADGYARATGKAGVVLVTSGPGATNAITGIATAYMDSIPMVVISGQVPSTLVGTDAFQETDMIGISRPIVKHSFMIKHPTEIPEVLKKAFYLAQSGRPGPVVVDLPKDMTNPAEKFEYVYPKKIKLRSYSPAVRGHSGQIRKAVEMLLAAKRPVIYSGGGVVMGNGAAALTELARLLNAPVTNTLMGLGGYPGTDRQFIGMLGMHGSYTANVAMHHTDVILAVGARFDDRVINGAAKFCPNAKIIHIDIDPASISKTIKADVPIVGPVESVLTDMVATFKEIGQTPDKEAVAAWWKQIDEWRASGDLFPYDRGDGSVIKPQKVIETLHEVTKGDAYITSDVGQHQMFAAQYYRFDKPNRWINSGGLGTMGFGFPAAMGIKLNFPDADVACVTGEGSIQMNIQELSTCLQYDLPVKIILLNNGVLGMVRQWQDMSYGGRHSHSYVESLPDFVKLVEAYGHVGVRITDLKDLKPKLEEVFAMKDRLVFVDIQVDVSEHVYPMQIKDGSMRDMWLSKTERT
- the ilvN gene encoding acetolactate synthase small subunit, whose protein sequence is MRHIISLLLENEPGALSRVVGLFSQRNYNIESLTVAPTEDPTLSRLTLTTVGHDEVIEQITKNLNKLVEVVKLVDLSESAHIERELMLVKVKATGAQRAEIKRTTDIFRGQIVDVTASVYTVQLSGTSDKLDSFIQAIGTASILETVRSGVTGIARGDKVLSI